One window of the Carassius auratus strain Wakin chromosome 20, ASM336829v1, whole genome shotgun sequence genome contains the following:
- the cracd gene encoding uncharacterized protein KIAA1211 homolog gives MSQENVSDKVRKIQRQIGHNIKFGQRPPSLRKSEGDEGSSDEEEVPQSPLKVLAQVENEPPETEAEEKAGSHDTVQHKTPVKSPRTKRPPPPGTIESINLDAVPQSVPRLDNTAAKHKLSVKPKNQRVSRKHRRFTQEFHEEDLSEMQEESETQKDEEVFDLSREDYTIIHRNKEDYEPTEKSMRRRFHKEELEHLELQRREQEEERKMEEQGRKIEEQRLEEEMQRSQEEERLQKEEEERKQREEEARKEREEEERRRKEEERKRQDEDRMRREEEERRRAKEERRRHELEVERLHLEEERKREQEERRRKEEEEQRRIQELEEKQQREEEQRLHEKERSRQEEAERKRLEEEEERKRKQKEEKTGTTDPEWKRKAEEVRWKEMEERQRPFTFKVSSGEKQILFQKVNLTPVTPSTGQQGETTAETREGAKASSPGCTDSPTLSSSLYVPHTAILVTGAQLCGTAVDLDQIKDTACKSLLGLSEGKKAMGTPPTKSKSSPDRKSGKTKSLYESSLSADHSNAAVLAEWASIRSKIFKGAEDGKYPEYPDQSRRPISEDLNTVPFSHTNLRKTMSASAKFSITPARKKFADSNRNSESFGQEDKECVKIESPSMETPSVQKSELPYLNIKIQNRGSKAVRIADSAEECMFAKDLPSFLVPSPPHGSPRSQRSETGSISQAESEDLDAKDEGDQKYQSGDEPPSPFGIKLRRTNYSLRFHNEQSAEKRKKRYSAGDSFEGVPVPLTSIDQDSDTSTLSEKSSPVSPQQDITGFRTAAAPSKESRSKFSRNTLSLARTEGDNFVPKPPLYQKPATSPKPSEGATPPPSPLPKPGRRTSGDMILQRTGQAELVETEQNSDHKEEVAASLPSQKSRQGDEELKEKKSFFPSISIPWREKTDRRTELIKKEKPSLQARHSLDSSRTQEKETGPLWITLALQKQKGFREQQQNRDDRRSQREAKLAEKQAKGRDSAGMVSPTEDKGSGSSSAPKPQTTDENKRPDTLLARFERRDNLKKANTLPSSVTVEITDSTPSPPATKDVTKRFPPGDTSQVSTEPAWLALAKRKAKAWSDCPQIIK, from the exons GCGCCCACCTCCCCCTGGCACAATTGAGTCCATCAATCTTGATGCTGTCCCTCAGTCTGTCCCACGCTTGGACAACACTGCTGCCAAACATAAACTGTCTGTCAAACCGAAAAACCAGAGGGTGTCACGCAAACACCGAAGGTTCacacag GAGTTTCATGAAGAGGATCTCTCTGAAATGCAAGAGGAATCTGAAACACAAAAAGACGAAGAAGTCTTTGATTTGTCAAGAGAGGACTATACCATTATCCATAGAAACAAAGAGGATTATGAACCCACTGAGAAATCGATGAGGCGACGATTTCACAAGGAGGAGCTTGAACACCTTGAGCTTCAGAGAAGGGAacaagaggaagagagaaagatggaGGAACAAGGGAGGAAAATCGAGGAGCAGAGGCTAGAAGAGGAAATGCAGCGTAGTCAGGAAGAGGAAAGGCTGcaaaaggaggaagaggagaggaagCAACGAGAGGAAGAGGCAAGGAAAGAAAGGGAAGAGGAAGAAAGAAGGAGAAAAGAGGAAGAGCGAAAAAGGCAAGATGAAGATAGAATgaggagagaggaagaggaaagaaGAAGAGCAAAGGAGGAAAGAAGGCGGCATGAACTTGAGGTGGAGCGTCTTCATCTGGAAGAGGAAAGAAAAAGGGAGCAGGAGGAGAGAAGGAgaaaagaggaggaagaacaaCGTAGGATTCAAGAGTTAGAGGAGAAACAGCAGAGAGAGGAAGAGCAACGTCTCCATGAGAAGGAAAGGAGCCGACAAGAGGAGGCTGAGAGGAAAAGactagaggaggaggaggaaagaaagaggaaacaGAAAGAGGAGAAAACTGGGACTACTGACCCAGAATGGAAAAGAAAAGCAGAGGAAGTAAGATGGAAAGAGATGGAGGAGAGACAGAGACCCTTTACTTTCAAGGTCTCTTCAGGCGAGAAGCAGATACTATTCCAGAAGGTCAACCTCACTCCTGTTACTCCATCAACTGGTCAACAGGGTGAAACAACAGCTGAAACCAGGGAGGGAGCCAAAGCTTCTTCACCAGGATGCACAGATTCACCAACTTTGTCTTCATCTCTTTATGTCCCACATACTGCAATTCTTGTGACAGGAGCCCAACTTTGTGGAACCGCAGTCGATCTCGATCAGATCAAGGACACAGCCTGCAAGTCCCTTCTTGGCCTTTCAGAAGGCAAAAAGGCCATGGGCACTCCTCCAACCAAGAGCAAGTCTTCTCCAGATCGTAAATCTGGAAAAACAAAATCCTTATACGAGTCTTCCTTATCTGCAGACCATTCTAATGCTGCTGTCCTGGCAGAATGGGCAAGTATCCGATCCAAAATTTTTAAAGGTGCTGAGGACGGAAAATATCCAGAATACCCAGATCAGAGTCGCAGGCCAATAAGTGAGGATCTAAATACAGTGCCATTCTCTCACACCAACCTCAGGAAAACCATGTCAGCCAGTGCTAAGTTTTCAATAACTCCAGCTAGAAAGAAATTTGCTGATTCCAACAGGAACTCAGAGAGTTTTGGTCAGGAAGACAAAGAATGTGTGAAAATAGAATCACCATCTATGGAAACTCCCTCTGTCCAAAAATCAGAGTTGCCCTATTTAAATATCAAGATCCAGAACAGGGGAAGCAAAGCTGTCCGCATTGCAGATAGTGCTGAAGAATGCATGTTTGCCAAAGACCTCCCCTCCTTCCTTGTTCCCAGTCCGCCACATGGATCTCCCAGGTCACAGAGGTCCGAGACTGGATCCATAAGTCAGGCCGAATCAGAAGACTTGGACGCAAAGGATGAAGGGGATCAGAAGTATCAGAGTGGTGATGAGCCGCCCTCACCTTTTGGAATCAAGTTGAGAAGAACCAATTACTCTCTTCGCTTTCACAATGAGCAATCTgcagagaagaggaaaaaaaggtACAGTGCAGGAGACAGTTTCGAAGGTGTCCCAGTGCCTCTCACCTCCATTGACCAAGATTCTGACACTTCTACACTCTCTGAAAAGTCTAGCCCTGTTTCTCCGCAACAAGATATTACCGGATTTCGAACCGCTGCAGCACCCAGTAAAGAATCTCGAAGTAAGTTTAGCAGAAATACTCTCTCTTTGGCACGCACTGAAGGTGACAACTTTGTCCCCAAGCCTCCACTCTACCAAAAACCAGCTACCTCCCCCAAACCATCTGAAGGTGCCACACCTCCTCCCTCTCCTCTCCCGAAACCTGGCCGTAGGACTTCGGGGGACATGATTTTACAAAGGACAGGGCAAGCAGAACTGGTGGAAACTGAGCAGAACAGTGATCATAAGGAAGAAGTTGCAGCATCTCTACCATCCCAGAAAAGCAGACAAGGAGATGAGGAGCTAAAAGAAAAGAAGTCATTTTTTCCATCCATTAGCATCCCATGGAGAGAAAAAACAGATCGCAGGACAGAACTCATTAAAAAAG AAAAACCCTCTCTGCAGGCCAGGCACTCTCTGGACAGCTCACGGACACAGGAGAAAGAGACTGGACCACTTTGGATCACTCTGGCACTGCAAAAACAGAAAGGTTTCAGAGAACAACAGCAAAACCGAGATGATAGGAGGAGCCAGAGAGAAGCTAAGCTGGCTGAGAAACAGGCTAAGGGCAGAGATAGT GCTGGAATGGTCAGTCCGACAGAGGATAAGGGCAGTGGAAGTTCCAGCGCTCCAAAACCTCAAACAACAGATGAGAATAAGAGACCAGACACACTCCTGGCCCGTTTTGAACGACGTGACAACTTGAAGAAAGCCAATACCTTGCCCAGTTCAgtcacag TTGAAATTACAGACTCTACACCATCGCCGCCAGCAACAAAAGATGTGACAAAGCGCTTCCCTCCTGGTGACACTTCCCAGGTTTCTACTGAGCCTGCGTGGCTTGCCCTAGCAAAGCGTAAGGCCAAAGCCTGGAGTGACTGCCCTCAGATCATCAAGTGA